ACGCGGCCGCCGCGAAGTTGATCAACGTCCAGTAATCCGCGCTCCGGATTCTCTTCGAGCCCCGCCCAGCGCGGGCGGGGCTTTTTAGAGAAACCTCACACCCGATGCCCTGGATCATCATCACTACCGACGATCTCAACGACGCACGCGTCGCCGATCTGGTCACTGCCTTGCGCGAGGAAGCGCTCGGCGTCGGCCAGACCGATCCGGCGCCGCGCATCATTCAGACAGTCGTCGATGAGGTGCGCCGCTGCATCGCGTTTTGTCCGAACACGCCGCTCGATGCCGACGCCGCAAAAGTTCCCGCCGGACTCAAAGACATGGTCGTGCAGAAAATCGTTCGCACGATGAAGAAGCGCCTACTGATGGCGCTCACGGACGATGAATCGAGCGACGAGTCGCTCTATCAAAAGCGGCTCGAAAAACTCACCGTCTGCGAATGGCCGGTGGACAAACCCGACACGCCGATCGCGATCGCGCCTGTCGTCAATCCAGCGAGCACGCCCGCGATCACGCCGAAAGATCGTCAGGCAACGCGCGCCAGCATGGACGGATTCTGATGGCCGACTTTCCTCCAGACTTCGAGCTGCCGAAGCCGCGCCCGGTCGTCTCCTGGGCGGGTGGCAAAGGGAAGCTGCTGCAGCACATCCTGCCGCTGATTCCGAAGCATACGTGCTACGTCGAAGTCTTCGGTGGATCGCTCGCGGTGTTCCTCTCGAAGCAGCCGAGCGACATCGAGGTCGTGAACGACATCAATGGCGAGCTGGTCTCGTTCTATCGCTGCTGCAAGTTCCACCTCGACGCGCTCCTGGATGAATTGGATCTAGTGCTCAACTCGCGTCGCGAGTTCGAGGATTACTGCGCGCAGCCAGGATTGACGGAGATCCAACGCGCGGCGCGCTGGTTCATCCGCAACAAGCTCTCGTTTGCCGGTCACGGCGAACATTTCACGATCACGCGCACGACGCCGCACACTTCCCGCGCGCAGCGTCTCATCGCGATTCGCGCGCTGAACCGTCGCCTCGATCGCACGTCGATCGAGAACCGCACGTGGGAGCTGATGCTGAAGGCCTACGACTCGAGCGAGTCGTTCTTCTTCCTTGATCCGCCGTATCCCGAGGCGGGCGGCAAATGCTACGGCGGCTGGGACGAGGTGACGGTCGAGCGCTTCTGCACCGAGGTGAAGGCGCTGCACGGTCAGTGGCTCTTCACCTTCAAGGACTGCGACCAGGTGCGCGATCTGATGGCGGGCTACACGTTCCACACGATCGACCGCGCGCGCGGCATCGCGAACAACACCGGCGCAAAGAAGGCCGCGCGCTATCTCGAGATCGTCATCACGAGCGAGAAAGCCCCGCGTCGCGAGCTACGGAAAGGGAAGACCGCATGAGCTGGCTTATCGGCATCATCGATCACATTCGCGAAGCCGGCGAGCGACGCAATCTGCGCGTCGCGATTCTTCGGTTGCTCGAGGCGCAGGGGTGGCTGCGCCGCTATGGGTTCCATGCTCAGGCAGCGGGACTCGATGAAGCCATTGAGCATTTGAATCGTGAGCTGGTTTACCGTCTGCGCGCGAAGGCGCGGCACGAGAAAGGCTCCGCATGATCCTCACTGCGCCCATGCCCTTCAAGGAAGCGCTCGACGCAAACGAGGTGCGCGCGCTTCTGCCGACCACCGGCCGCACGCGTGACCTGCAGCAGCTCTCCGGCGCCGTGAAGCGTCGCGCGCTGTTCTCCGCTACCGTCACGTCGGCCGAACTGCTGCAGAAGCTGCAGGACAGCACACAAAATCTTCTCACCGGCACGACGGACCAGGCGACGATGCGTCTCGGCATCAAGCAGCTCCTCGAGCAGATGGGCTACCAGCCGGACCCGGAAAAGATCGGCGGCCTGCAGGACCTCTCTTCGACGAAGCGCATCAACCTGCAGCTTGAGACGCTCACCGACACCGCGCGCGGCTACGGCTGGGACTTGCAAGGGCAAGACCCGGACGTCCTGGATGAGTTTCCCGCGCAGGAGTTGATTCGCGATTTCGCGCCGAAGGGTGCGGAGCGCGATTGGGCCGCGCGCTGGGCGAAGTGCGGCGGCGAATTTTTCAACGGCCGCATGATCGCGCTGAAGAACGATCCGATCTGGTCGAAGCTCGGCGACCCCGAACTTTTCGACGACGGCCTCGGCAATCCCTATCCGCCGTTCGCCTACAACTCCGGCATGGGCGTGCGCGACATCGCTCGCGACGAAGCCGAGCAGCTCGGTCTGATCGATCCGAACCAGGAAGTCTTTCCGCGCGATCTGAGTTTCAACCAGGAACTCGAGGCGACGCCGGACGTGCGCGATGCGCGCCTGCGCGCGATGCTCGAGTCGAGCGGCCTCGGCACGTTCAACAGCGACGGCGCGTTCGTCTTCAACGACGGGGAGGGCGGACCGTGAGCGGTGTCGGCATCCTCATTCAGCGCGACGATATTTCGCCGCTCCTCGCTCGCCTGCGCGACGCGGCGCAGTCGCGCGGTCTCACGCTCGTCATGGGCCGCGCCGTGGCGAACCAGGTGAAGGATCATCTCGTCGCGTTGAACGCCGAGCGTCATCGCTACGGCAACAACTACTACGCGCGCGCCGCGCGTAGCGTGTCGGTGCGCGCGGCTGCTGGCTTCGCGCTCATCAGCATCGCCTACGTCGGCATCCGCCAGCGTTACTACGGCGGCGAGATCACGCCGAAGACGGCGAAGTATCTCACGATCCCCGTGGCGCCCGAAGCCTACGGCATGCGCGCGCGTGAGTTCGCCGATCTAAAGTTCGCGCTGATGCCCGACCCGAAGACGGGCGAGCTGCGGCCGGCGCTTGTGCGGCGCGCGAGCACGGCAATCTCGTTCACGCGGCGTCGCGGCAAGGACGGCGTCGTTCGCTACCAGGTGCAGCGCGGAGATTTTCGCAACGGCGGCCAGGTGATGTTCTGGCTCGTGAAGCGTGTGCGGCAGAAGCCCGACCCGAGCGTGCTGCCGACGCGCACCGAGATGATCGACACGGCGCTCCAGGCTGGCCGTCGCCGCCTCGAGCGTCTCGCCGGCCGCGCCCAGGAGGACAGCAGCTCATGAACACTCCCAAAGTGGATCTGCTGAAAACCAGCGTGCTCTGCGCGGGGCTCAAAGCGAAGCTCGAGGCGATCGATCATCCGACACTCGAGGGCGAGAAGCTCTTCGAGGTCGTCGCGTTTCACGAAAACAAGAATCTCGGCGAAGCGCTGCAGGACCTGGTCGTCGTGAAGAAGCGCGTGTGCTTCATCGTGCCGCAGGGCGACCGCTTCGAGAGCAAAAAGGAAGGCCGCTCACAGGTCAGCGATCGGTTCACGAGCATCGATCTGCTCTACGCCGACACGGCCTACACGAAGGGCGGCAACGCTGCCGTCTTCGGCGGCCCGAACAATGTCGGCGTGATCGCGATGAACGAAATCACGCTCGAGGTGATCGCGAAAGACCCGCAGCTCGGCGGCCTGCGCTGGTGCGCGCTGCAGCCCACCGAAGGCGCGAAGATCGAGATGGCTGCTGCCGACGCGAAGGCCGCCAGCGGCCGCGAGGCCTGGGTGCAGAACTACGAAACGCCCAGCGGCCGCATCGAATCCCCGCTGCACCTCGCCTGGACGAACTGATTTCACCCGCCGCGCCTGCGGCCACTCAAAACCAAAACCGAACATGAACCTCCAACGTAAAGTCATCGGCGCGCACGCGTATTTCTTCCTCGACGGTGCCGCCTACACCGTGCCGGACAACGGCACTGCCGATCGCACGCACAAGCCTGGCGCCGCCGATCCGAAGTGGATCGATCTCGGCGAAGGCGATCACGCCATCGCGCCGAACTCCAAAGAAGAGGAGTTCATGGCGCCTTCGCCTGGCATGCGCGTGCTCAAAGACATCATCACCACGGCGCGCGGCCTGAAGATTAAGAGCAAGCTGATGGAGATGCAGAACCTCAGCTATCAAATGCTGCTCGGCACCGCGGAGCTGCCGACCTCGCCGACCGCGGGCGGCCAATACAATCCGCTTGAGGGCAATCACCGCGTGAAGGGCTGGCTGAAGCTGCAGCAATACGGCGAGGACAACCAAATCCTCAACACGCTCGACGTCTACGTTTCCGGCAAAATCTCCGGCGACGTCGGGTTCGGCGACAAGCCCGTCGACGTCGACATCGAGTGGGACGTGCTCTTCAGCACCCTCAACACGGGCACGCTCGCCTGATTCACCGCGCCGCACTGCGGCCGCGCGTGCGGCCGCAGTCGCGCACTCACCGCCGCGTAACTGCGAACCATGCCCGACTTCGACAACACTCCGCCCGTCGCGCGCGATCTGAGCGCGACCTACACGCCCAGCAACACTGCACCCACGGCGAAGGCGATTGCAGGCGTCACGCCGGATAACACCGAGCCCGAATCCATCGCGCGCGATCAGTCGATGTCGAACACTGCGCCCACGGCCAAAGCGCTGCCCGGCTACATGCCGGACGCGACGGAACCGGAGGCCGCTGAGATCGGCAGCTATACGCCGACCGCTGTCGGCGCAGTCGCAATCGCAGGCAGCGCGCTCTCCAGCATCACCATGCCCGCATCATTCCAGCCCGCTTTCGTCAATCTCACGGGTGGAGGCAACTGCCTCGACTCTCTCAACGCCAACGCCGGCGATATCGGCAAGGTTCTTCAAGGCACCGTGAATGGTGAGCTGAAGAGCTACCAGGTGCGCGCCGGCACGGACGAGGCTGACCTCCCTGGCATCGTGCGTCCGCTCAACTTCGACCCCGACACTAACCCTGTCGTGTTCGTGCAGCTCTGATGCACGGCGCTTTTACACCGCTGTTCACGTCGCTCGACCAGCTCGCGTCGAAATCCGCAAGCGTGGCCGACGTGAACAAAATCCTGCCGGGCCTCGTGAATAACGAGCTGAAGTTCTACCGCGTCGCGATCGACACCGCCGAGGAGTCACGCCCTGGCACCGTCGCGCCGTGCAACCGGCATCCACTGCTCAACCCGATTCTCTTCATCCAATGCTAAAGAAATTCTCTCTTCTCTTCGCGGCCGCGCTCACGCTGAGCGTGCCGCTCCACGCGCAGAACGCCGGCACCGGGCCGGTGACGAAATACACCTCTGGCTCGCAGAAAGGCCAGCTTACCGAGAGCCTTACTGCCGGCAACGGGACGACAATCCAGGCGAGCGGCACGGGCAAAGTGATCGCGAGCGAAGGCACCGCGACCACCAGCGCGGACGCGCAGACGCACATCGCGCGCACGGATAATCCGCACTCGGTCACGAAGGCGCAGATCGGCCTCGGCAACGTCGACAACACGAGCGACGTGAACAAACCCGTGAGCACCGCGACTCAGACGGCGCTGAACGCGAAAGCGGACAGCAGCGCGTTGACGGCTCACACGAGTAACACGAGCAATCCGCACAGCGTCACTAAATCGCAGGTCGGACTCGGTAACGTCGACAACACGAGTGACGCGAACAAACCGATCAGCACGGCGACCCAAACTGCGCTCGATGCGAAGCAGCCACTCGACACCGATTTGACGACTGTTGCCGCGAACGGCTACCCGACAACGGCCTTCTACTACTCTGCGACGGGCACAAGCGACGACGGTCCGGCGCTGAATGCGTTTATCACTGCCGCTGGCGCGAACGCGACGATCGTTCTGCGCGCCGGACAGACCTACACCACAAAGCAACCGATTGAGCTGAAGGATGGACAGACGCTCGACCTCAACGGATCGACCATCAAACGCGCCGACCAATACTCGACTACGGCGACCTCAAACGTCACCTCGGGGACGAACTCCTTCACAGTGACTGATGCCTCGGGCTTCGCCGCCGGCCAGTTCGTTTCGTTTGGCAACTCGAGTTCCTACGCACTCGTTTCCTACAAAATTTCATCCGTTGTCGGCAACACGATCACCTGCACGTCGAATTTCTCGCAGACGTTTTCGTCCGGCGTGGCGGTGACTCGCGTGATCGTCGGCATCGTCACGAGCTACACGTTCACCGGAAGCACTCACGCGAACGACGTGCACGTGCGAAATGGAACGATCGACGGCAATCGAGCGAACAACACAACGCTCGCATCCTGGTATCACGGCCAGGACGTCGTGCTCTGGGGAGCCCGCGGAAAGGCGACCGACCTTCTGGTGCAGAACAGTCCTTCCGAGGGTATCTTTGGCGGAAACGCCGATCTACGAATCACGCGCTGCCGTTTTTCCAATACAGGCGGCAACGGGATTCACGTGTCCGCCTGGCAACACACGATCGTCGACGCTTGCCGCTTCGAGAACACGAACCAGCTCTCGGCGACGTGGCCCACGCACAATGACGGCGCAGTCACGCTCTCAGACATGAGCGGCGCGACCAACTACGGCCGCATCACGATCAAGAATAGCTGGTTCGATGGCACGCGCTGCGGTATCGGCGGCGTGCTCGCGACGACTTCTAGCTACGTCGACGTGTTCGATAACTGGTTCTTTGCGTGCACCAACGGACCGATGTTTATGGTTACATCGGACGGCTCTCCGTCGAAAGTGATCTTCTCGCGGAATCACTGCTACGGCTCCGGAACGTTCACGCTCAATCTAACCTCGGGCGGCGCCACGGGCAAAATCACCGAGACGATCATCGACTCGAACATTTTCGTCGATACCGGCATGAGCCTCGGTCGCGGCGTCGCCGGCGTCGCGGTAACGAACAACGACTTTCTGCAGTCCACAGCGCGCACGTCGATCTACATCAACAATGGTGCGACGAAGCTCGATATCTCGCGCAACCGAATCAAGCACACGGCGACCACCGGCTCTAACTCGAATGCGATTTTCGCGGAGACGGCCCTCACCGCGACGACGGTCAACGACAACAAAATCGAGATGGCGACTGGGCCGTCCGGCGTGAATGCGATCCTCGTGAGCTCTGGGTATTCGCCGCACACCGACACGGAATTTTCCGGCAATCGCATTACGATGCTCGGGGCTGACCAGGCGATCACACTTGGTCGCGGAATCGTCTGCACGCGCAACCGCATTCGGATCGCTGGCGGCCGAGCGATCACCTGCGAGGGAGGCACTGGCACAGGCAATGCGACGCAGGTGATAACGGAGAACACGGTTTGGGGCACGGGCACGCCTGTCCATATCTACGGCGGCTCCTACCGCATTCTCGTGAAGCGAAATCACTTCGTCGGGAGCGTTAGCAATTCCTCCGGCGCCGAAGCCACGGTCGTGGTCAGCGACAACGACACCGTCATCTAGGGTCACCATGAGCACACAACAACTCACCGCTCCCACCAAATTGCAGATCGTTTTTGCCGGCGAAGTTTTCGACGGCACGGACGAGCAGCACCCGCTCCCGCGCGATGCAGCCGGCAACACGCTTCCGCCCGTGCGCGTGCGTGCGATGCCGACGCGTCACCTTGGCCGCGTGCTGCGCCTCGCCGATCACGAACCCGAGCTGCTCGATTTCGTCTGCTCGATCTTCACGAAGGACGAGGGCGAGCAAGCGCCGTCCTGGAAAACCGTCGAGGAAGGCTGGTCCGACAACCTCCACGACGAAACGCACGAGCTGCTCTACAAAGCCGCCGAACGCCAAAATTTTTCCCGCGCGGCGAAGTGGGCGGAGCGCCAAATCGCCGCGAAAAAGTTCGTGGGAGAAATCACGCTCAAAGGCGAAGAGATCATGCAGCCGCTGCTCGCGCCGGTCTTCGAGCAGATGCAGAAATTGCTGCGCTCATTAGAAACGCCGTCCGCCTCACCGGCCACACCTTCGACGAAGTCCTAGATGCGTTCACGCTGCACCAGCTTTGCGAGTTGCGCGCCGACGCCGAACGTGAACACGCCCGCCGCGAGCTGCAGTTCCTGCAAGCCCTGCGCCTCGCGATCCCCGCGTCGCTAGACCCGAAAGCCAACACCGACTTCAAGAGCCGCGAAAGCGATCTGCTGAAGCTGCTCAACGCCGACACCGACAATGGCTGACGACAACAAACTCGACCTCCTGATCGATATCCGTTCGCGCCTCGACGATCTCGTC
This window of the Candidatus Didemnitutus sp. genome carries:
- a CDS encoding DNA adenine methylase, which gives rise to MADFPPDFELPKPRPVVSWAGGKGKLLQHILPLIPKHTCYVEVFGGSLAVFLSKQPSDIEVVNDINGELVSFYRCCKFHLDALLDELDLVLNSRREFEDYCAQPGLTEIQRAARWFIRNKLSFAGHGEHFTITRTTPHTSRAQRLIAIRALNRRLDRTSIENRTWELMLKAYDSSESFFFLDPPYPEAGGKCYGGWDEVTVERFCTEVKALHGQWLFTFKDCDQVRDLMAGYTFHTIDRARGIANNTGAKKAARYLEIVITSEKAPRRELRKGKTA